CCACCCAGTAAAAAATTTTTCACTGTAGAAAGCGCGTTTCTAGCTGGGAAGTCTGAGAATTTTTTCTTGTCTTGATATACACCCAGTTAAGAAGGTTTAAGTCTTCCATATGAAATGAAGTGCCTATTGAGAAGAACCGCCGTGCACAGGTTATACAGTTGTTTTATCAAAATAGCAACACTGCATTGCAGGAATATCATTGAAATAAATAGTTGagaagaggccccatgtcaataaatgtgtTGAAGAATACAATCAAGGAATTTGAAGAAATAGGTGAATTGAGTAGTGCAGCAGCTTCAGCTTATCATCCAGCAGCTGCCTCAGATTCTGCAGTAAGTGCTAGAGTTCTCACAgtatccctctcccccttcccctccctctctctctcccttcccccttctctcccttcccctccctctctctctcccttcccctccctccctctctcccttcccctccctccctctctcccttcccccttctctccctccctccctccctccccctccctctctctcccccttctcccttcccactctctctcttcccccctctccctctctctctcttcccccctctctctccccccctctcttcccccctctccctctccctccctctctctctcttccccccctctctctctcttcccccccccctctctctctctctctctcttcccccatctctctctctcttcccccccctctctctcttccccccctctctcttccccccctctctcttccccccccctctctctctcttcccccctctctctcttcccccctctctctcttacccccctctctctcttacccccctctctctccccctgcctacacacacacacacacactgcctctGACTGTGCCTCCCCCCAGTCAACAGTTCAGAAAATTTTATGGCATATTTTACACTAGTATCTCTATAAGGCTCCCTGTGTGCTGCTAAAGAacccccaagataggctacaacgccTTCTTTTTGCCTTCATTTTTGGCATCCATGGAAATGGATGACTTTTggctggggaatattctttggatggacaaggcatattttactctgcatggggctgtgaatgcacagaactgtcacagATGGGGGTTTTCCTCCCATATCTTTTGCAGGACCATCCCTTGCACCCAGCTTATGTGATATTGTGGTGTGATTTCACAAGCCCCCTTCATTCTCAGTCAGTGTTCCTTGGGGATAATGACACGTCGTGCACCTCTTAGGTGAACATTCACATCTGAACTTCATGAGGACCTTGTTATGTAACGTGATTCCAGCATTTCTGGAACACACGTGCACCATTATTTTGATGATATGTCAGTTGTTGGGTGAACCATTGGTTTCATGTAAACTTCAATATCACCTGCATTATATCTTCACAGTTTCAAGATATGTGGCTTTCGAGATCCCCTGATGTAAATTCATGTGACGTGGATGTTGGGGTATGTGAAAGATTTATTGGCGATGTATCCAGATACTCCAGATCAGAAagatatcatatgatgacagttaaTCTGATAACACTGGATATGATGTAGGCAACTATTAACTATGTCATACCATGTCATGGACACAACATGTTGCAGAGTCAGTAGACCATTTTGAACATGTAACTTCTGATCATATCCTAACAAAGTTACCGGAACCACCATTATCATTGGTCTGATCGTTCTCCTATTTTCCTGCCCTGAAATCTCATTCTCACTGCTTATAGCgctatattttcacctggtggcggaaaatgaaaaattatatttcaGTGTGCTTGGTGAGGACACCAGTTAATATGCATCCTGCAATGTCACAGCATCGTGCAATGTACAGAGCGCATACTGCAGCACCcagaacactgtcagtttaattttaatcacttaaaacgCTTTGGATCGACTTCTTATAATGATAACAGGGCGTTGTTCAGACAATTTTACCCTCAGTAAATTCATAATAAAGTTCCTATGACGTCTTGCAGAGGTAGCACACTCACTCTATGATTGATACTCAGCAGGGGTTTTTATCAACagcttgtgtttattgttgtgattAGTGTGTAATAACTGTGGTGACTTCTGTCAGTGTCTTTTACAATATGCAGTGTGTGCCATTTGTGTCTAACCATTCAAACCAGCCTGAACAGACTTATTATTCTCCATGAgttttgtctgcagctcgtggtctagtacctggcattgctgcttctggatcatgggatcctgggttcgattcctggctgggttgggagTTTTCTCTGCCCAATGACTGGATGTTtgcactgtcatcatcatcatcattcttgacagtagctacattgaactgtgtaaaaaaagACTGTAAAAATTGGAATGATGgcagtgcagttgagcgccccacaaaccaatcatcatcatcatcatcatcatcatacatgaGTTCTGAGAGTAAAAGAACTGTACTTGAACGTATATTTGGATAAATGATATATGAAGTTCTGGATGACAGTAATATTCATCAAGATTACATGATTGAAATTGGTGATACAAATTCAGAAGAGGGTCTGGGTGATGCTGGTGGAAATGATAATGATAACAGAGGACATAGTCATATCACCATGATTCCTGCTTTTATGGTAGGGGAAACTGAAATGGAGAAATGCACAACCCAAGCAATGTTTGTGCTAGACAATGTAACATTGCTGTGAGATTCCTGCCCTGTGATTTAGTGGTAATGCGTTGGGTAGAAATGCAGACATAGAACAAGAAATCAGGTGTACTTTTCCCTCAACGTATTTTAGATGAGATTCAACAGTGATGAAACAAAATCTggataatataaaaatgttcaaaagaacATACCTTCTTTGCTTGATATTGATATTTCTGAGATAAAAGCTTTAATAGGCTTGCTTGTATTCACAACAGTCTCCAACCCTAGCATCAAGTGCACTGACAATGTTTCCTTAGTAGGTGGAACCAGATGTAGTATTTTCACGGTAATGTAAGAAACGAtgcaccagggtagccgagagcactaatgcactgcttcctggattaGTGTAGGCGTgctgaccccggatcgaatccgcctggcggattatcGACGAAGGGCCAATGTgccggccagactggatgtggtttttcgaTGGTTTtctacatcctgctaggtgaataccaggctggtccccacgttccgcctcagttacacaggtCGCAGACATTCGCACTTTCCCATGGATTACActggatgcagacagttggggtacactaattatgTCCCGGGGGGGGTAGTCTTTGGGAGTTGCGACATCATCGTAATACTAGCCTGTATACGTAATGACACTTCGCAACCAGCCTCAGCCAAAAGACCGATTAAAGTTTGCAAAGTCCCATTAATCCCTCGACGCAACTAGTTGTTGGGTAGAGGGGTACCAAAGTAGAGAGATCGAGTGTAAGAAGCTGTTTTTGTTCATAATgacaaaaagaaatggctctgagcactatggaacttaacatctatggtcatcagtcccctagtacttagaactacttaaacctaactaacctaaggacatcacacacatccatgcctgaggcaggattcgaacctgcgaccgtagcggtcatgcggttccatactgaagcgccagaaccgcacggccacaacggccggctcataaTGACAGCTCTTTGGTTTGAGAATCGAGAGAACAAAGGAGGGAATGAAATTGAGGTAACAGCTATCAtgccaaaatttttaacaaatgtggtgtaaaccaTCAGCAGTGTTATTGTCCAGGCTGTAGTATGTGTGTTGATAAAATACACGTGCACTTCCATCGTCActgcaaccatcaaaaagaaacacaaagtatatctaaaAGCAAAGTATATCAAAGCTGACAAAAatgttcttaacgcctttttaagagacagtcttcactccttctgatgtgaacatgtaagtgtagaaaagttgtggaatgttttataagagatagtatcgacagcaattgagagatatataccacataaattaataagtgatggtactgatcccctgtGGTACACAAGACAGGTcgtatcgttgttgcagaagcaacgaaaaaagcatgccaagtttaaaagaacacaaaatcctcaagattggtaaagttttccagaagttcgaaatatggcgcgtacttcaatgcgagatgcttttaataatttccacaactaaaTTCTGTCTCGAAttcttgcagaaaatccaaagagattctggtcgtacataaagcacaccagtggcaagacgcgataccttcactgtgcgataacaacggtgaagtcactgatgactgtcactaaagcagatttattaaacacggttttccaaaactttttcaccaaagaacacgaagtaaatattcctgaattccaataatcaagaacaactgccaagatgagaaacatagtagatatcctcggagtaacaaagaagcttaaatcacttaataaaggcaaggcctctggtccagattgtataccagtcaggttcctgtcAGAGTAGGCTgataaatagctccatatttagcaattatatacaaccactcgctcacagaaagatctgtagctaaagactggaaaattgctcaagtaacaccaatacccaaaaagggaagtaggagtaatacgctgaatcacaggcctatatcactaacgtcgatttgcagtaggattttggaacattcccTCGAAGGAAAAgagttattgacacatagtcagcacggtttcagaaattgttcttctgaaacacaactagctctttacactcgtgaagtaatgagtcttatcgacgggggatgtcaaattgatgctatatttttagatttccagaaggctttcgacaccgttcctcacaagcatcttctaaccaaactgtgtgcctatggaatatccccCGAGTTGTGTGACTGGagtagtgatttcctgtcagaaaggtcacagtgctTAGTGATAGAcgggaagtcatcaagtaaaacagaagtaatatccggcgctcccaaaggaaatgttataggccctctattgttcctgatgtatattaataactcaggagacagtctgagtagtcttcttagattgtttgcggatgatggtgtcatttaccgtcatgtgaagtcatcagatgatcaaaacgacttgcaaaataatttagatgagatatctgtatggtgcgaaaagtggcaattgaccctgaataaggaaaagtacgaagttattcacatgaatactaaaagaaatcagctaaatttcgattatatgataagtcaaacaaatctgaacgctgtaaattcaattatatagttagggattacaattacaaataaccttaattggaacgatcacctagataatattgtgggtagagcaaaccaaagactatgattcattggcagaacacgaagaaggtacaacaggtctactaaagagactgcttacaccacacttgtgtgccctattctggagtgttgctgtgtggGATCCacttcaggtgggactgacggatgacattgaaaaagtacaaaaaagggcagctcgttttgtactatcgcgaaataggggagatcgtgtcacagacatgatacatgaattggagtggcaatcattaaaacaaaggcatttctcgttgcgacgggatcttctcatgaaatttcaatcaccagttttctcctccgattgtgaaaacattctgttggcactcacctacatatggagaaatgatcatcacgataaaataacagaaatcggggatcgcacagaaaaattttaagtgcgcatttttcccatgtgctgttcgagagtggaatggtagacagcttgaaggtgattcattgaaccctcttccaggcactttattgtgaatagcagagtaatctcgtagatgtagatgaatagtttATCAATGTACCTGCCACAAAAATTCTGTACGGTAAAGATTAGGGATATGACACAAGCACAGAGTATCTACACAATGCTCACATGGTGGTCTCTAAAACAATTGAtaaataattaacatcaaaatttattTCTTGCTAAAGCTTTCCAGAAATTCTGTTTCTTATTGGGGTTTGTTTATGGTTGACTGGCAtagcataaaattgtaattgtaagtTCTATTTCTAGTACTTTGAGAAACAGAAAGGTAATTGTTTGAAACCTTACTTGCATATTTTTATCTCTTTCTTATATTTAGTGATTAAGTTGTCAACTTGTAGAATCTGGCACACCATGATGCCAGTTACATTAAGAAAATCGTGTGATTCCAATAAAGAGTTTAAAAACATTCGAAATTTACCAGATACCATGCCAGACAAAACTATATACCCAACACAATGCAAAAAAGTGAAAAGGTACAGTCAGAACAAAAGAAAACACTGGAGCCTGCACACCTTCAGTAGTTCGTAATCTTTCATGTCCAATATGATGCACATACTGGGGACATGTAAACCATCACGGTTCTGTTCTGTGGGAAAGGGTTTAACTGCAGGTATAATAATGGGACCCAGATACTACAGAAGTTCCTTATGCATCAGCTGTTATCACTGCCACTCAATATGTAGTGTTAGCCTTCAGTATTTAATGGGTGATGGTGTGGCCATTCATGTGTGTTTCCTTTAGTCAACGGTGTTCTGCAATGCCAGGTGACCAGATGTTGGGGAAGATGTAATAATTTTCAAAAGGGCTCACTCCAAATGTAGTGGAAAATTTACAACCATTTCCATCTGTTCAGACTATTTCCAATTGTGCAAGGCTTCATGTAAGTTGCAGTGCCAAAAACACAGTTTTAGATTAGAACCATCTGCAAGTATGTCATTCACATTCATTCATCAGTGTGCAAATTTTTCCCCCTTGATTGATGTGACGTTGCTTATCGTTCATGAACAGTCATTATCCACCTGATTACCATCCATACTAAATACCTTATGAAAATATTGGTGCTTGTGCTAGTTCATGACTCATGAatcaaacaaaaaaatgtttactagGTGAAATAAATTTATCATTTCCAAAGGTGAAAGTGTTGGTAAAACAAAGAGAAGGAACTTACAGAGATGGAAGAGGAACAATTAGAAATTATTTATCTTAAATAAATCTGAAATTCCTTGAACTTAAGAATTTTGAATTAAAATATGTAACTGATACATTTTTTGATACATTTAATAAATTGGTGTAGACTATTAACCTGTAGCACTgtattttaaaaagattgtaacaggTGAAAGTGAAGTACTTTAATTCTCATCTAAAAATTCAGATCAAATCAGCACTGACACAGATGAATCATTATTGAATTTCCTGTGGTTATTTTCGTTTTAAACCACTTTTATCTCATCAGTTCTTTGCTTATGGtggaatattataattttaaatcagtaACAGTTACTAAATATGTAATTTCTTATGCACTTTTATGACTTGTGGCCTATAGTACTGGatttattgtttctttgttgtatgtCTCAGTATTTAACATTCTCCTCCTCACTCTTCAGATTGACAGAGAGTACTGGTGGGAGCTGCGGCATACCATGTGAAGAAACTTGTCACCATAGACTGGTCCAGGATGAGTTGGTGATAGACAAGGAGAAGTCAACACATGGGTTCGGTACCAATACAGAAGATGTGACTACTGATAAGGAATGCTCAGTTGCCACCCGACATGACTGTAGTACAAGGGAAAAGGAATTATATGTATACAGCTGTAATTTCTGCCAACAGAGCTTTCCttcaaaatacagactcataatgcATGTGTTTACGCACATTGATGGAATGCAACCACCTTcgtatgtttgtaagtggtgtggtGAGGTATTTCACAGTAATGTTAGTTTGAAAAAACATTTGAGAATAAGCGATAATTTTCATGTCTTAACTGCTGACAACCATGAAAAATATGGCTATAGTGATGAGCATCAAAGCAGTACCTTGTTGGATAGCGAGCCAGACGTTTCTGTCACAGAACACAATGAGCAGTCTTCATGTAAGGAAACTTGGAAACCTTCAAAAGAGTCCTCTAATGACAAGTGTAACACACATATGACAGATGATAGAGAGAAAACAAGTAATTATGGAACTTTATCTGCAGCTATTAATGTCAGTGCCCAGGCTGATCTACTTACTGCAAACAGAACCGACAGAGGTGGTACTTGGGGCAAATTGTTTTCTAGGTCAGTTGATCTGAAGGCACCCGTATTAATTCagactggaaagaaacctcacaaatgtgagatttgtgggaaatgttttgCTTTGCCACGCAGTCTCAAgatacacacattcattcacactggAATCAAACCTCATAAATGTGAGGATTGTGGGAAAGCTTTTACTATGTCACGCGatctcaagaaacatttattaattcacactggaaagaaacctcacaaatgtgagatttgtgggaaatcttttactgTGTTAGGCGCTCTCAAGAAACAcggattaattcacactggaaagaaacctcacaaa
This sequence is a window from Schistocerca nitens isolate TAMUIC-IGC-003100 chromosome 11, iqSchNite1.1, whole genome shotgun sequence. Protein-coding genes within it:
- the LOC126213319 gene encoding zinc finger protein 726-like isoform X4 — protein: MNITGNIVETSTRYASDSARLTESTGGSCGIPCEETCHHRLVQDELVIDKEKSTHGFGTNTEDVTTDKECSVATRHDCSTREKELYVYSCNFCQQSFPSKYRLIMHVFTHIDGMQPPSYVCKWCGEVFHSNVSLKKHLRISDNFHVLTADNHEKYGYSDEHQSSTLLDSEPDVSVTEHNEQSSCKETWKPSKESSNDKCNTHMTDDREKTSNYGTLSAAINVSAQADLLTANRTDRGGTWGKLFSRSVDLKAPVLIQTGKKPHKCEICGKCFALPRSLKIHTFIHTGIKPHKCEDCGKAFTMSRDLKKHLLIHTGKKPHKCEICGKSFTVLGALKKHGLIHTGKKPHKCEICGKSFVRADNLKRHTLIHTGKKPYKCEICGKSFARSGDLKKHVLIHTGKKPHKCEICGKSFTLSNNLKTHKLIHTGRKPHNCEICGKSFALSSSLKIHTLIHSGIKPYMCEICGKSCTMLSDLKKHIIIHTGKKPHRCEICGKSFARSRNLKKHVLIHTGKKPHKCEICAKSFATSGDLKTHALEHTGTLPKKCGICDKSFTHLSTLKTHALLHIRKKLQACVSLRK